One part of the Paroedura picta isolate Pp20150507F chromosome 5, Ppicta_v3.0, whole genome shotgun sequence genome encodes these proteins:
- the PIK3CG gene encoding phosphatidylinositol 4,5-bisphosphate 3-kinase catalytic subunit gamma isoform — translation MDLENSEQPVVMREDNKRRRRRMKPYCTTSSLSSTELISIEFILPTSNMLIDIASNCTVEQMKAQIWMRAIERNQNSDFYHKFTPDQFVLQYQKKGQWYEIYDKHQIIQTLDCILYWKVLQKKIGKIHVFQKQKPTEEVQEFQKQLNYLIGYDVTDIRNVHDDELEFARRRLVTPRTIEVSCRDPKLYSMHPWTTSKPLPEYLLSRITNNNILINIHRGTTSQKIKVSIDDTPDLILQNFFTKMAKKKSLINIPEEYSELDFVLRVSGRDEYIVGETPIRNFHWIRQCLKNGEEIHLVLDSPPDPNQDEVQKEEWPLVDDCTGVSGYHEQLTIDGKDHEKVFTISLWDCNRKFRVKIIGIDIPVLPRNTDLTVFIEANIQHGQQLLSQRRTTAKPFTEEVLWNIWLEFDIKIKDLPKGALLNLQIYCGKAPPSSTKTNLQSHDPSSPDTKSKTQLLYYVNILLIDHRSLLRTGNYVLHMWKITGKGEDQGSINADKLTSATNPDKENSMAISIVLDRYCHPIALPKHRIAADSQGDRTRAEMPNQLRKQLEEIIATDPLNPLTPEDKELLWHFRYESIKHPKAYPKLLSSVRWGQQETVAKTYQLLANRDAWDCSALDVGLTMQLLDCNFSDENVRAMAVQKLEGLEDDDVLHYLLQLVQAVKFEPYHDSALARFLLKRGLKNKRIGHFLFWFLRSEIAQSMHYQQRFAVILEAYLRGCGKAMLDDFLKQVQVTELLHKVTMEIKLVSAEKYDVTPQVITQLKQKLEKLQDSKFPECFRVPYDPGLKAGALVIEKCKIMASKKKPLWLEFKCADPTSLSNETIGIIFKHGDDLRQDMLILQILRIMESIWEEESLDLCLLPYGCISTGNKIGMIEIVKDATTIAKIQQSTVGNTGAFKDEILNQWLKEKCIIEEKFQAAVERFVYSCAGYCVATFVLGIGDRHNDNIMITETGNLFHIDFGHILGNYKSFLGFNKERVPFVLTPDFLFVMGTSGKKTSPHFQNFQDICVRAYLALRNHTSLLIILFSMMLMTGMPQLTSKEDIEYIRVALMVGKSDEDAKRYFLDQIEVCRDKGWTVQFNWFLHLVLGIKQGVEKHSA, via the exons ATGGATTTGGAGAACAGTGAACAACCTGTTGTTATGAGAGAGGATAACAAACGGCGGCGGCGGAGGATGAAGCCCTACTGTACAACAAGCAGTTTGTCTTCAACAGAGTTAATATCCATTGAGTTCATTCTGCCTACAAGCAACATGCTGATAGACATAGCCAGCAACTGTACAGTAGAGCAGATGAAAGCACAGATTTGGATGCGAGCAATAGAGAGGAATCAGAACTCTGATTTCTATCATAAATTCACTCCAGATCAATTTGTTCTTCAATACCAAAAGAAGGGACAGTGGTATGAAATCTATGACAAACATCAGATAATACAGACCCTGGACTGTATATTGTACTGGAAAGTGCTACAGAAGAAGATAGGCAAAATCCATGTATTCCAAAAGCAAAAGCCCACAGAGGAAGTTCAGGAATTCCAAAAGCAACTCAATTATTTGATTGGTTATGATGTCACTGATATACGTAATGTTCATGATGATGAGCTGGAATTTGCTCGTCGCAGGTTAGTCACTCCACGGACAATTGAAGTGTCCTGCAGAGACCCCAAATTATATTCCATGCACCCTTGGACTACATCGAAACCTCTCCCAGAATATTTGCTTAGTAGAATTACCAATaacaacattttaataaatatacaCAGAGGGACAACTAGCCAGAAGATTAAAGTATCCATTGATGACACTCCAGACTTAATCCTTCAGAACTTTTTCACAAAAATGGCAAAGAAGAAATCTTTGATCAATATTCCTGAAGAATATAGTGAGCTAGACTTTGTTCTCAGGGTAAGTGGCAGAGATGAGTATATTGTAGGAGAGACACCTATCAGAAACTTCCACTGGATAAGACAGTGTCTTAAGAACGGGGAGGAGATTCATCTAGTACTAGATAGTCCACCTGACCCAAATCAAGATGAAGTTCAAAAAGAGGAGTGGCCCTTAGTCGATGACTGCACTGGAGTCTCAGGATATCATGAACAACTAACGATAGATGGTAAAGATCACGAGAAAGTGTTCACTATCTCACTGTGGGATTGCAACAGGAAATTTAGGGTAAAGATAATTGGCATTGATATCCCTGTGCTACCAAGAAACACAGACTTGACTGTATTTATTGAGGCTAACATTCAACATGGACAGCAGCTTTTGTCTCAGAGAAGAACAACAGCTAAACCATTCACTGAAGAAGTCCTGTGGAACATTTGGCTTGAGTTTGACATCAAGATTAAAGACTTACCCAAAGGGGCATTGTTGAATTTGCAGATATATTGTGGTAAAGCACCTCCATCATCCACTAAGACTAACCTCCAGTCACATGATCCTTCCAGTCCTGATACCAAAAGCAAAACTCAGCTTCTCTATTATGTAAATATTTTGCTGATTGATCACCGCTCCCTGCTACGGACTGGCAACTATGTGCTCCATATGTGGAAAATCACAGGCAAAGGGGAAGATCAAGGAAGCATCAATGCAGATAAACTCACGTCAGCTACCAACCCAGATAAAGAAAACTCAATGGCTATTTCAATTGTTCTGGACAGATACTGCCACCCAATAGCTTTACCTAAACACAGGATAGCTGCTGATTCCCAGGGGGACCGGACTAGAGCTGAAATGCCCAACCAGCTGCGGAAGCAGCTTGAAGAGATCATAGCCACCGACCCTCTTAACCCACTTACACCAGAAGATAAAGAATTGTTGTGGCATTTTAGATATGAAAGTATAAAGCATCCAAAGGCATACCCAAAGTTACTTAGCTCGGTGAGGTGGGGACAGCAGGAAACTGTTGCCAAAACTTACCAACTGTTAGCTAACAGAGATGCTTGGGATTGTAGCGCTTTGGATGTTGGACTGACAATGCAACTCCTAGATTGTAACTTCTCAGATGAAAATGTAAGAGCTATGGCAGTGCAAAAACTGGAGGGGTTAGAGGACGATGACGTTCTTCACTATCTCCTGCAACTCGTTCAG GCTGTGAAATTTGAGCCTTACCATGACAGTGCATTAGCCCGATTTCTTCTAAAACGAGGCTTAAAA AACAAAAGAATTGGAcactttttgttttggtttttaagaagtgagATTGCACAATCCATGCACTATCAGCAAAGATTTGCCGTGATCCTAGAAGCTTATCTTAGAGGCTGTGGAAAAGCAATGCTAGACGACTTCCTGAAACAGGTTCAAGTAACTGAGCTCTTGCATAAAGTAACAATGGAGATAAAGCTCGTTTCTGCTGAAAAGTATGACGTCACTCCTCAAG TTATCACACAACTAAAACAAAAACTTGAGAAACTGCAGGACAGTAAATTTCCTGAATGCTTTAGAGTTCCATATGACCCTGGATTGAAAGCAGGAGCCCTCGTG atagaaaaatgtaaaataatggcATCCAAGAAAAAACCACTTTGGCTAGAATTTAAGTGTGCAGATCCTACATCCCTGTCCAATGAAACAATTGGCATCATCTTCAAACATGGAGATGATTTGCGACAGGACATGCTTATTTTACAG ATTCTACGAATAATGGAGTCAATCTGGGAAGAAGAATCCTTGGACTTATGTTTACTGCCATATGGCTGTATTTCTACAGGAAATAAAATAG GAATGATAGAGATTGTGAAAGATGCTACAACAATTGCTAAAATCCAGCAAAGCACAGTTGGAAACACGGGAGCATTTAAGGATGAAATACTAAACCAGTGGCTCAAGGAGAAGTGTATAATTGAAGAAAAG TTTCAGGCAGCAGTGGAAAGATTCGTATACTCTTGTGCTGGTTACTGCGTGGCAACCTTTGTACTTGGAATTGGAGACAGACACAATGACAATATTATGATTACAGAGACAG GTAATCTTTTTCATATTGATTTTGGCCACATCCTTGGAAATTACAAAAGCTTCCTTGGCTTTAATAAGGAAAGAGTACCGTTTGTGTTGACTCCAGATTTTCTTTTTGTCATGGGAACCTCTGGAAAGAAAACAAGCCCCCACTTTCAGAATTTTCAG GATATCTGTGTAAGGGCTTACCTGGCGCTTCGGAATCACACAAGCCTCCTCATCATCTTGTTTTCTATGATGCTAATGACTGGCATGCCTCAGCTAACTAGCAAAGAAGATATTGAATACATCCGTGTTGCCCTGATGGTAGGAAAAAGTGATGAAGATGCTAAAAGATACTTCCTGGATCAGATTGAAGTTTGTAGAGATAAAGGCTGGACAGTGCAGTTCAATTGGTTTCTACACCTGGTGCTGGGAATCAAACAAGGAGTAGAAAAGCATTCTGCCTGA